One region of Verrucomicrobiota bacterium genomic DNA includes:
- a CDS encoding ABC transporter substrate-binding protein — protein MKVLAQMFLHACAVILATGIGSSIAADSGLPKLPEKKTYKVGFSQTESNNPWRLAETESVKQEAAKRGWQLVYTDAAGSAAKQVADVNSMIAQRVDVILLAPREEKPLVPAVMAAKKAGIPVILLDRRVDPVAQPGRDYLTFIGSDFVDEGRRAADWLAKATNGKGTIIELEGTTGSSPANDRHKGFMEELKKYPDMKVVASQSGDFARDKGRQVAETLLQAHPDATAIYAHNDEMALGAIAALEAAGKKPGQDVKVVSIDGEKDGVQAIVDGKMGCSVECNPRLGPKAFAAIEAYAKGEQAPAWIKSDDHLFDSSNAAENVAGAY, from the coding sequence ATGAAAGTGCTTGCTCAAATGTTCCTCCACGCTTGTGCGGTGATCCTGGCAACGGGGATCGGCAGCTCGATTGCAGCTGATAGCGGTCTGCCGAAGCTCCCAGAAAAAAAGACTTACAAAGTCGGTTTCTCCCAGACCGAGTCTAACAACCCGTGGCGTCTGGCCGAGACCGAAAGCGTAAAACAGGAAGCTGCGAAGCGTGGTTGGCAGCTTGTCTACACCGACGCGGCCGGGTCTGCCGCGAAACAGGTGGCAGACGTCAACAGCATGATCGCCCAACGGGTTGACGTGATCCTGCTTGCCCCGCGTGAGGAGAAACCGCTGGTGCCCGCCGTGATGGCGGCCAAGAAAGCCGGCATCCCGGTCATTCTTCTGGATCGCCGGGTCGATCCGGTGGCCCAACCCGGTCGTGATTACCTTACCTTCATCGGCTCGGATTTTGTGGATGAAGGGAGACGGGCGGCGGACTGGTTGGCGAAGGCGACCAACGGTAAAGGGACAATAATCGAGCTTGAAGGCACCACGGGTTCATCGCCTGCGAACGATCGCCATAAAGGCTTCATGGAGGAGCTTAAGAAGTATCCGGACATGAAAGTGGTCGCTTCCCAAAGCGGCGACTTTGCGCGCGACAAAGGGCGCCAGGTTGCAGAGACGCTGTTGCAGGCTCATCCGGATGCAACCGCGATTTACGCGCATAATGACGAAATGGCGCTCGGCGCTATCGCGGCTCTGGAGGCGGCCGGCAAGAAGCCGGGCCAGGACGTGAAGGTCGTCAGCATTGATGGCGAAAAAGACGGCGTCCAGGCGATCGTTGACGGCAAGATGGGCTGTTCGGTGGAATGCAATCCGCGGCTCGGTCCGAAGGCCTTTGCGGCGATTGAGGCTTACGCGAAAGGCGAGCAGGCGCCTGCATGGATCAAGAGCGATGATCACCTTTTCGACAGCAGCAACGCTGCGGAAAATGTGGCGGGCGCTTACTAA